The Antechinus flavipes isolate AdamAnt ecotype Samford, QLD, Australia chromosome 4, AdamAnt_v2, whole genome shotgun sequence genomic interval GGGTATCATTTGGAgtcattcataaaatatttctttttcatagagAAGGGTAGATATCATTTCACTTACATACTCTCCACTGGAAATACTTAAAGGGAATGAACAATTAATAACCAGAGAAGAGTTGAAGTTGGTTGTTTATTTTAGTTTATCATCAGGAAGCCTTTTCTTCCCCATATGAATTcaagataaaattatataattagacCATCTCCTCAAATTCAGATATATCCACttaacattttattgatttttttttaacctaccaAAGCTAAAAGAGTTACAGTGATTAGGTAGTAAACCTATCTTCTGAAATTCCTATCCTGACCAAATTTGTCCCTTTTAAACTTCTCTCACAAAACACctttagaaagatttttaaacCCTATCAAAATTAGTACCGTATCAGCTTCTCAAAAAACTTAAGCCAAAACTTCCTCCAGCTTTCACCCTGAAATCCCAACTAAATAAAAAGGAGTAGGATTACTCACCTTTACAGAGTGGAATCTTTTGGAACCAAAACCTATTCCCTGCTTCAGGATTCCGACAGAGTTTATAAACATGGCCAGTTAACTGGTACCTAGAGACAGATGGTAACATAGCTTCACCTCTCAAGATCCCTTCCTACCCATGCCATTTAGAGCCAAAGTAGGTATCACTGAGCTGGGGTTTCTGGTGGATGAAACACCACAGACGCAGCTACTTACAGACATTTCATTTCCATATATACAAAAGCCCAAGAAGGAAGAATACTTGTTAAATAAAGGTCTAGGATTTCACACATAGAGTTGGATGACAATGAAGAGCTTTTAAAGGAAATCACTAGGCTAAACTAATAACTAATGCACAGAAATACGACAAAAACTCTTATTCAAGCTGTATCAATTTACACTTACCCCTCATGGCAAGAGGAATTAACTGGAACCACAGGACTGCCATCTGAGGGTAACTGCAATTGTTCTTCTATGGGTTCACATGAGGCTTCTAAAGAATCAAGACTAAGATCATTTAAAGAtacttcagaattttaaaaaagtagcCTAAGTTGAAATCATTAGTACCTTCACACTGTGGGGCCGAAAGACTCCAAACTCCTGAAGACATACAGTAAATGGATTTATTTCCTAGGAGCCAGTATCCAGGATCACAGGTATAATTTACAGACATGCCAGGAGCAAAGTGGTCTCTCTCCTGACCTGTGTGCTGACCATGGGATATCTGAGGAGGTGGTGGACACTCTGAAGAAACAgtattctttatgtaaaaacacCAACTAAAAGGAATTCATGTTAAAGTTGATCTGAAATTCTAATAGAATACCAATGCATTTCATTCAATCAGAATAATTTTTCCTATTCTAAGAAAAAATGACAGGCTTTGGAAGATctctcatttcaattcaattctgtAATTCTCCAACAAGATCCTattaaagcatttttgttttcaaaagataTAAGGGAAAAAGCATTTGCAAAGCTTTCtacaattacaattacatcatACTCCGTACATTTTTTTCAGAAGATCTAAGGATATATTAGAGATTTATCTAATacaattcatattttattgagACCATTCACTGAGAGCTCCCCATGCTGTATTCCTGAGCTCACGCTCCCCAGATGTCTTCTACCactatctcttctttccctcatttcacAGTAAGAGATAGTCCTTTTCCATATTAAGCAAATCTCTCTACAAGTGTTAGTGATCTCACTTCTTCCCATTTTCTCCAGCAGATTGTTTCCTCAATCATCCCTACTTTGTCACTTAACTTTAATCTTTCCCTATCTACTGACTACTTTTTTCCATATCGGCcccattcataaaaaaaaaaaaatcctcacttgatcGATGCACTGTTGTTAGCTTTtatagtttatctttttttgtggCTAAACTTGGTAAAGTCATTCATACGTcatccctttcctttcatttttttaatgctctACAATCTGACTTCCAGTTCCATAATTCAGCTGAATACTGTCTCTTTcaagttactaatgatctttctgttgccaaatccaatggtcttttcttaatcctcatccttcttgtcCTCTCTGCAGCTTCTGACACAGTTGGTAACtcttcttgatatttttttctttctgggtttttatGACACTGATCTTTCTTGATTCTCAAAGATATTCACCTATATCATACCCACAAACATGGGTGTCCTACAAAACTCCATTCGGGGGCCCTCTTCCCTGTATAccatcatgttttattttttcatctgctTCTATGCATGCATTTATCATCTCTTGCTAATAAGTCTGAAATATAATGATCCAGCCTCTAATTAATCTTTCTGTTCTCACCCTCCAACTACCTCATGGACATCCCAAATTGGAGATCCTGCAGacattttaattcaacaaatccAAAACTGGACTCCCTTTCaaaaaaatttcccctcttcCAAACTCTTGAATTACATTAAAATCATTATTATCCATCTAGTCCCTCAATATTGGAACCTAAACTCTACTTGTATCTCCTCATTATCTTTCACAGACTATAGCCAAATGTACCAATGGCTATTAATTTAACCTTTGCAACATTTCTTCcataaacttcatttttttctctgatataCCAATGGCTATAGTCCAGGTAACAGTTTTTCCACATGAGTAAGTAactctccttcctcacttctatAAGGTGGCTTCCCTGTTTTTCTTCaagacttaaataaaatatcatactTTTAATTCAAATATCTTTCTTGTGCTGACTATTTGCAACTGagcctgtatatagcttgttagtaaatagaatactggatGTTGTCTTTTCCCATTGGACTGAAAGCTCCCTAAGAATAAGAGCTGTCTTTACATTTATGTCCCCAGCATGTAAAACAGTAACTGTAACAAAGTATGTACAGAGGACATAACAGAAGCAGTGATTTGCAGGTCCCATAGGTCTAATACCAAAATTGGGAAAATTAGAATCACTTCTTTGTTGGTTTTGATGACTAactactttgaaaatattttaaattcaatatgatTTTCTACATAGCAACTTTTCATAAGGGAGAActcatgaaaaaacaaaatcaactttACTTAGGTATCTTTCACTCACCCTTTTCACAGGCTGGCACTTCGGGATCCCATGTGCCACTGGCACTACAGCGGATCTGATTGCTGCCCCTTAGGGTAAAGCCAGGATCACAGAGCAATGCCACAGTGTCATTTAAGAGATATGGGGCTCCCTGTTCAGATATCATGCGACCATGTGGGACTGTGGGAATCAGGCACTGTACAGGGGAAGCAGAAAGCTCGCACCGAGGGGCAGCCGCACTCCACGTCCCCGTGCCCTCTTGGTTACGTATGCACTGGAGGGTGCGCTCTCCAATGAGGTTGAATGTCCTGCCTCTCTCTGGATCAGCGTTGCATTCATAAGTTACTCTGGTTCCAAATGGAACATCATCTGTAGAGCCACCCGTGTACTTCCCATTTTCAATTACAGGAGGAGGAGGACACAGGATtgctagagagaagagagagggagactaTAGGATTCCTGAACACTAAAGCAAggacagtttctgctctcaagactAACTCTAAAGGAAGCTGGAGGACAACTTGCTCTTGGACTTCCTGTGGCACAGTTGCATAAAAATGAATGAGTAAGGTAAACCAGAATTTAACATGGGAAACATCCCATTGTAAAATACTCCCCAGGATTACTGACTACAGAAATACTAAGTGATTATACCTAGGGATAATGATCAGGAACTGCTGCCAAGTGCATGTGGGAACCAGGTTCTAGTGATCATCATTTCATATTGACTACAGGGTGTATAGGGGTCTTGCTGCATTTCTGGAGCTCTGTTGACTCGTGCTCACTGGATGATCCCTCTGGTGTATACTGGGGTTGACAAAAGGGCATTTCTATCCTGAAACTTTGGAAGCTAAGCTTATCAAATAAGAGCAAAAAGTGTTAAGCAATCTTTAAAGTGCTGACTATGACAGCCATCATTATAGTGGATGGAAATATCTGAGCTTGGGGCAGAACAGCATCAATAGCACGAGCACCTTTACAGAGAGGGACAGAAGGCTTCCAGACTCCTCCAGCAGCACAGTGAATAGTCTCTTCTCCTATCAGCGAATAGCCGAGATCACAACTGTAGTTTACAGATGTCCCAGGGTCCAAAAATCCCACATTCCTGCCTGTGTGATGCCCATGGGGGATCTCAGGAGGGGAATGGCATGCTGAGGAAAGAGTTTCCCATATCAAACACCAGCATAAAGAAACAGAACAGCCTGACAAAGTACCAACTGATCAGAGAGAAACAAATAATGGCAGCAAAAGGGTCTTTCCAGACCAAGAGAATCCTCTTGCTTCCCTAGGGATGCTTCTACCTTCACTAAGTAGCTTCTTATGCTTTCTGCTCCAAACTGTTCTTCTGTATATAGTACAGGACAAGATATATTTGTCTCAGGAtccaaaagaaaattgattttgtGCTTAAACTTTGGAGCCTGGATGAGCAAATTCTCTTGTTTTATGGGATTGTCCATAGTAAAGAAAGAATCTATGCAGCCACCAGagtcccattttttaaaatgagcgaTGCAGCAGGACACAGGAATGGCTGGTGAGATGGAGAAACCCCTCGCTACTTCAAGGACCTCCCCCCAGATAGATGCTCCCAAAAGAGAGAAGTAAAACTTCTGCTTTCCTTTTGGAGATCTCACTCACCCTTTTCACAGGCTGGCACTTCGGGATCCCATGTGCCACTGGCACTACAGCGGATCTGATTGCTGCCCCTTAGGGTAAAGCCAGGATCACAGAGCAATGCCACAGTGTCATTTAAGAGATATGGGGCTCCCTGCTCAGATATCATGCGACCATGTGGGACTGTGGGAATCAGGCACTGTACAGGGGAAGCAGAAAGCTCGCACCGAGGGGCAGCCGCACTCCACGTCCCCGTGCCCTCTTGGTTACGTATGCACTGGAGGGTGCGCTCTCCAATGAGGTTGAATGTCCTGCCTCTCTCTGGATCAGCGTTGCATTCATAAGTTACTCTGGTTCCAAATGGAACATCATCTGTAGAGCCACCCGTGTACTTCCCATTTTCAATTACAGGAGGAGGAGGACACAGGATtgctagagagaagagagagggagactaTAGGATTCCTGAACACTAAAGCAAggacagtttctgctctcaagactAACACTAAAGGAAGCTGGAGGACAACTTGCTCTTGGACTTCCTGTGGCACAGTTGCATAAAAATGAATGAGTAAGGTAAACCAGAATTTAACATGGGAAACATCCCATTGTAAAATACTCCCCAGGATTACTGACTACAGAAATACTAAGTGATTATACCCAGGGATAATGATCAGGAACTGCTGCCAAGTGCATGTGGGGACCAGGTTCTAGTGATCATCATTTCATATTGACTACAGGGTGTATAGGGGTCTTGTTGCATTTCTGGAGCTCTGTTGACTCGTGCTTACTGGATGATCCCTCTGGTGTATACTGGGGTTGACAAAAGGGCATTTCTATCCTGAAACTTTGGGAAGCTAAGCTTATCAAATAAGAGCAAAAAGTGTTAAGCAATCTTTAAAGTGCTGACTATGACAGCCATCATTATAGCGGATGGAAATATCTGAGCTTGGGGCAGAACAGCATCAATAGCACGAGCACCTTTACAGAGAGGGACAGAAGGCTTCCAGACTCCTCCAGCAGCACAGTGAATAGTCTCTTCTCCTATCAGCGAATAGCCGAGATCACAACTGTAGTTTACAGATGTCCCAGGGTCCAAAAATCCCACATTCCTGCCTGTGTGATGCCCATGGGGGATCTCAGGAGGGGGCTGGCATGCTGAGGAACGAGTTTCCCATATCAAACACCAGCATAAAGAAACAGAACAGCCTGACAAAGTACCAACTGATCAGAGAGAAACAAATAATGGCAGCAAAAGGGTCTTTCCAGACCAAGAGAATCCTCTTGCTTCCCTAGGGATGCTTCTACCTTCACCAAGTAGCTTCTTATGCTTTCTGCTCCAAACTGTTCTTCTGTATATAGTACAGATCAAGACATATTTGTCTCAGGattcaaaagaaaattgattttgtGCTTAAACCTTGGAGCCTGGATGAGCAAATTCTCTTGTTTTATGGGATTGTCCATAGTAAAGAAAGAACTCTATGCAGCCACCagtcccattttttaaaatgagcgaTGCAGCAGGACACAGGAATGGCTGGTGAGATGGAGAAACCCCTCGCTACTTCAAGGACCTCCCCCCAGATAGATGCTCCCAAAAGAGAGAAGTAAAACTTCTGCTTTCCTTTTGGAGATCTCACTCACCCTTTTCACAGGCTGGCACTTCGGGATCCCATGTGCCACTGGCACTACAGCGGATCTGATTGCTGCCCCTTAGGGTAAAGCCAGGATCACAGAGCAATGCCACAGTGTCATTTAAGAGATATGGGGCTCCCTGCTCAGATATCATGCGACCATGTGGGACTGTGGGAATCAGGCACTGTACAGGGGAAGCAGAAAGCTCGCACCGAGGGGCAGCTGCACTCCACGTCCCCGTGCCCTCTTGGTTACGTATGCACTGGAGGGTGCGCTCTCCAATGAGGTTGAATGTCCTGCCTCTTTCTGGATCAGCGTTGCATTCATAAGTTACTCTGGTTCCAAATGGAACATCATCTGTAGAGCCACCCGTGTACTTCCCATTTTCAATTACAGGAGGAGGAGGACACAGGATtgctagagagaagaaagagggagactaTAGGATTCCTGAACACTAAAGCAAggacagtttctgctctcaagactAACTCTAAAGGAAGCTGGAGGACAACTTGCTCTTGGACTTCCTGTGGCACAGTTGCATAAAAATGAATGAGTAGAGGTAAACCAGAATTTAACATGGGAAATGTCCCATTGGAAAATACTCCCCAGGATTACTGACTACAGAAATACTAAGTGATTATACCCGGGATAATGATCAGGAACTGCTGCCAAGTGCATGTGGGGACCAGGTTCTAGTGATCATCATTTCATATTGACTACAGGGTGTATAGTGGTCTTGCTGCATTTCTGGAGCTCTGTTGACTCATGCTTACTGGATGATCCCTCTGGTGTAAACTGGGGTTGACAAAAGGGCATTTCTATCCTGAAACTTTGGGAAGCTAAGCTTATCAAATAAGAGCAAAAAGTGTTAAGCAATCTTTAAAGTGCTGACTATGACAGCCATCATTATAGTGGATGGAAATATCTGAGCTTGGGGCAGAACAGCATCAATAGCACGAGCACCTTTACAGAGAGGGACAGAAGGCTTCCAGACTCCTCCAGCAGTACAGTGAATAGTCTCTTCTCCTATTAGCGAATAGCCGAGATCACAACTGTAGTTTACAGATGTCCCAGGGTCCAAAAATCCCACATTCCTGCCTGTGTGATGCCCATGGGGGATCTCAGGAGGGGAATGGCATGCTGAGGAAAGAGTTTCCCATATCAAACACCAGCATAAAGAAACAGAACAGCCTGACAAAGTACCAACTGATCAGAGAGAAACAAATAATGGCAGCAAAAGGGTCTTTCCAGACCAAGAGAATCCTCTTGCTTCCCTAGGGATGCTTCTACCTTCACCAAGTAGCTTCTTATGCTTTCTGCTCCAAACTGTTCTTCTGTATATAGTACAGGACAAGATATATTTGTCTCAGGatcaaaagaaaattgattttgtGCTTAAACCTTGGAGCCTGGATGAGCAAATTCTCTTGTTTTATGGGATTGTCCATAGTAAAGAAAGAACTCTGTGCAGCCACCAGagtcccattttttaaaatgagcgaTGCAGCAGGACACAGGAATGACTGGTGAGATGGAGAAACCCCTCGCTACTTCAAGGACCTCCCCCCAGATAGATGCTCCCAAAAGAGAGAAGTAAAACTTCTGCTTTCCTTTTGGAGATCTCACTCACCCTTTTCACAGGCTGGCACTTCGGGATCCCATGTGCCACTGGCACTACAGCGGATCTGACTGCTGCCCCTTAGGGTAAAGCCAGGATCACAGAGCAATGCCACAGTGTCATTTAAGAGATATGGGGCTCCCTGCTCAGATATCATGCGACCATGTGGGACTGTGGGAATCAGGCACTGTACAGGGGAAGCAGAAAGCTCGCACCGAGGGGCAGCCGCACTCCACGTCCCCGTGCCCTCTTGGTTACGTATGCACTGGAGGGTGCGCTCTCCAATGAGGTTGAATGTCCTGCCTCTTTCTGGATCAGCGTTGCATTCATAAGTTACTCTGGTTCCAAATGGAACATCATCTGTAGAGCCACCCGTGTACTTCCCATTTTCAATTACAGGAGGAGGAGGACACAGGATtgctagagagaagagagagggagactaTAGGATTCCTGAACACTAAAGCAAggacagtttctgctctcaagactAACTCTAAAGGAAGCTGGAGGACAACTTGCTCTTGGACTTCCCGTGGCACAGTTGCATAAAAATGAATGAGTAGAGGTAAACCAGAATTTAACATGGGAAACATCCCATTGTAAAATACTCCCCAGGATTACTGACTACAGAAATACTAAGTGATTATACCTAGGGATAATGATCAGGAACTGCTGCCAAGTGCATGTGGGGACCAGGTTCTAGTGATCATCATTTCATATTGACTACAAGGTGTATAGTGGTCTTGCTGCATTTCTGGAGCTCTGTTTACTCATGCTTACTGGATGATCCCTCTGGTGTATACTGGGGTTGACAAAAGGGCATTTCTATCCTGAAACTTTGGAAGCTAAGCTTATCAAATAAGAGCAAAAAGTGTTAAGCAATCTTTAAAGTGCTGACTATGACAGCCATCATTATAGTGGATGGAAATATCTGAGCTTGGGGCAGAACAGCATCAATAGCACGAGCACCTTTACAGAGAGGGACAGAAGGCTTCCAGACTCCTCCAGCAGTACAGTGAATAGTCTCTTCTCCTATTAGCGAATAGCCGAGATCACAACTGTAGTTTACAGATGTCCCAGGGTCCAAAAATCCCACATTCCTGCCTGTGTGATGCCCATGGGGGATCTCAGGAGGGGAATGGCATGCTGAGGAAAGAGTTTCCCATATCAAACACCAGCATAAAGAAACAGAACAGCCTGACAAAGTACCAACTGATCAGAGAGAAACAAATAATGGCAGCAAAAGGGTCTTTCCAGACCAAGAGAATCCTCTTGCTTCCCTAGGGATGCTTCTACCTTCACCAAGTAGCTTCTTATGCTTTCTGCTCCAAACTGTTCTTCTGTATATAGTACAGAACAAGACATATTTGTCTCAGGAtccaaaagaaaattgattttgtGCTTAAACCTTGGAGCCTGGATGAGCAAATTCTCTTGTTTTATGGGATTGTCCATAGTAAAGAAAGAACTCTATTCAGCCACCagtcccattttttaaaatgagcgaTGCAGCAGGACACAGGAATGACTGGTGAGATGGAGAAACCCCTCGCTACTTCAAGGACCTCCCCCCAGATAGATGCTCCCAAAAGAGAGAAGTAAAACTTCTGCTTTCCTTTTGGAGATCTCACTCACCCTTTTCACAGGCTGGCACTTCGGGATCCCATGTGCCACTGGCACTACAGCGGATCTGATTGCTGCCCCTTAGGGTAAAGCCAGGATCACAGAGAAATGCCACAGTGTCATTTAAGAGATATGGGGCTCCCTGTTCAGATATCGTGCGGCCATGTGGGACTGTGGGAATCAGGCACTGTACAGGGGAAGCAGAAAGCTCGCACCGAGGGGCAGCCGCACTCCACGTCCCCGTGCCCTCTTGGTTACGTATGCACTGGAGGGTGCGCTCTCCAATGAGGTTGAATGTCCTGCCTCTTTCTGGATCAGCGTTGCATTCATAAGTTACTCTGGTTCCAAATGGAACATCATCTGTAGAGCCACCCGTGTACTTCCCATTTTCAATTACAGGAGGAGGAGGACACAGGATtgctagagagaagaaagagggagactaTAGGATTCCTGAACACTAAAGCAAggacagtttctgctctcaagactAACTCTAAAGGAAGCTGGAGGACAACTTGCTCTTGGACTTCCTGTGGCACAGTTGCATAAAAACGAATGAGTAGAGGTAAACCAGAATTTAACATGGGAAACATCCCATTGTAAAATACTCCCCAGGATTACTGACTACAGAAATACTAAGTGATTATACCTAGGGATAATGATCAGGAACTGCTGCCAAGTGCATGTGGGGACCAGGTTCTAGTGATCATCATTTCATATTGACTACAGGGTGTATAGTGGTCTTGCTGCATTTCTGGAGCTCTTGTTTACTCATGCTTACTGGATGATCCCTCTGGTGTATACTGGGGTTGACAAAAGGGCATTTCTATCCTGAAATTTTGGGAAGCTAAGCTTATCAAATAAGAGCAAAAAGTGTTAAGCAATCTTTAAAGTGCTGACTATGACAGCCATCATTATAGTGGATGGAAATATCTGAGCTTGGGGCAGAACAGCATCAATAGCACGAGCACCTTTACAGAGAGGGACAGAAGGCTTCCATACTCCTCCAGCAGTACAGTGAATAGTCTCTTCTCCTATCAGCGAATAGCCGAGATCACAACTGTAGTTTACAGATGTCCCAGGGTCCAAAAATCCCATATTCCTGCCTGTGTGATGCCCATGGGGGATCTCAGGAGGGGGCTGGCATGCTGAGGAAAGAGTTTCCCATATCAAACACCAGCATAAAGAAACAGAACAGCCTGACAAAGTACCAACTGATCAGAGAGAAACAAATAATGGCAGCAAAAGGGTCTTTCCCGACCAAGAGAATCCTCTTGCTTCCCTAGGGATACTTCTACCTTCACCAAGTAGCTTCTTATGCTTTCTGCTCCAAACTGTTCTTCTGTATATAGTACAGGACAAGATATATTTGTCTCAGGAtccaaaagaaaattgattttgtGCTTAAACCTTGGAGCCTGGATGAGCAAATTCTCTTGTTTTATGGGATTGTCCATAGTAAAGAAAGAACTCTATTCAGCCACCagtcccattttttaaaatgagcgaTGCAGCAGGACACAGGAATGGCTGGTGAGATGGAGAAACCCCTCGCTACTTCAAGGACCTCCCCCCAGATAGATGCTCCCAAAAGAGAGAAGTAAAACTTCTGCTTTCCTTTTGGAGATCTCACTCACCCTTTTCACAGGCTGGCACTTCGGGATCCCATGTGCCACTGGCACTACAGCGGATCTGACTGCTGCCCCTTAGGGTAAAGCCAGGATCACAGAGAAATGCCACAGTGTCATTTAAGAGATATGGGGCTCCCTGTTCAGATATCGTGCGGCCATGTGGGACTGTGGGAATCAGGCACTGTACAGGGGAAGCAGAAAGCTCGCACCGAGGGGCAGCCGCACTCCACGTCCCCGTGCCCTCTTGGTTATGTATACACTGGAGGGTGCGCTCTCCAATGAGGTTGAATGTCCTGCCTCTTTCTGGATCAGCGTTGCATTCATAAGTT includes:
- the LOC127562612 gene encoding LOW QUALITY PROTEIN: complement receptor type 1-like (The sequence of the model RefSeq protein was modified relative to this genomic sequence to represent the inferred CDS: inserted 1 base in 1 codon), yielding MGAALLLWGLLALLTPGICDQCLSPPRLNFAIPKYNSKSVFNIGDALTFECLPGYMSKMFQITCLKNATWSSVDDSICKRKSCRTPAELLNGKVQIINTLFGSTIKYSCDDGYQLIGHSSNQCIISENTVIWENEAPLCESIRCELPPAIPNGRYKSTNEYFQYGMVVSYECNTGPRGEKLYDLVGNKTLYCTSKDNKVGIWNSPPPQCITPAKCQTPVIANGRRVGGFKRIFSLNDAVLFECHPGFTMKGSKIVQCQSNSQWEPALPVCFKGCLPPEKISHGNISNTKDSFSFGEIVSYVCEPGYFLIGTALIKCIEPGKWNSQTPKCEVKSCENLLDQLPNGHIISPXSPSLGSKVSFVCDVGFWLNGSSSSTCVLRGMTVLWNNKIPVCERILCDSPLPISNGRFPPLPWDKKVPYGTTIRYSCFKSFRMIGTKSTICTSKNQVSGVWSEPAPRCEAYSRTTLCPEPKVLDRHLKLRSRPPYRHGDTVIFACDTNFTLKGYSTLWCQADNRWGPSPMPTCESDFSLECPSPPIIPNGQPRNGHSGPVAPGLSVTYSCEPGYILVGEKTIHCLSSGVWNTTAPKCEEALCDPVIKFPNGQVEKPSHLQIGAVMTFSCNKGYHLQGQASSQCVLAKEGVVWTKIPICIKVFCPPPPVIENGKYTGGSTDDVPFGTRVTYECNADPERGRTFNLIGERTLQCIHNQEGTGTWSAAAPRCELSASPVQCLIPTVPHGRTISEQGAPYLLNDTVAFLCDPGFTLRGSSQIRCSASGTWDPEVPACEKACQPPPEIPHGHHTGRNMGFLDPGTSVNYSCDLGYSLIGEETIHCTAGGVWKPSVPLCKAILCPPPPVIENGKYTGGSTDDVPFGTRVTYECNADPERGRTFNLIGERTLQCIRNQEGTGTWSAAAPRCELSASPVQCLIPTVPHGRTISEQGAPYLLNDTVAFLCDPGFTLRGSNQIRCSASGTWDPEVPACEKACHSPPEIPHGHHTGRNVGFLDPGTSVNYSCDLGYSLIGEETIHCTAGGVWKPSVPLCKAILCPPPPVIENGKYTGGSTDDVPFGTRVTYECNADPERGRTFNLIGERTLQCIRNQEGTGTWSAAAPRCELSASPVQCLIPTVPHGRMISEQGAPYLLNDTVALLCDPGFTLRGSSQIRCSASGTWDPEVPACEKACHSPPEIPHGHHTGRNVGFLDPGTSVNYSCDLGYSLIGEETIHCTAGGVWKPSVPLCKAILCPPPPVIENGKYTGGSTDDVPFGTRVTYECNADPERGRTFNLIGERTLQCIRNQEGTGTWSAAAPRCELSASPVQCLIPTVPHGRMISEQGAPYLLNDTVALLCDPGFTLRGSNQIRCSASGTWDPEVPACEKACQPPPEIPHGHHTGRNVGFLDPGTSVNYSCDLGYSLIGEETIHCAAGGVWKPSVPLCKAILCPPPPVIENGKYTGGSTDDVPFGTRVTYECNADPERGRTFNLIGERTLQCIRNQEGTGTWSAAAPRCELSASPVQCLIPTVPHGRMISEQGAPYLLNDTVALLCDPGFTLRGSNQIRCSASGTWDPEVPACEKACHSPPEIPHGHHTGRNVGFLDPGTSVNYSCDLGYSLIGEETIHCAAGGVWKPSVPLCKAILCPPPPVIENGKYTGGSTDDVPFGTRVTYECNADPERGRTFNLIGERTLQCIRNQEGTGTWSAAAPRCELSASPVQCLIPTVPHGRMISEQGAPYLLNDTVALLCDPGFTLRGSNQIRCSASGTWDPEVPACEKECPPPPQISHGQHTGQERDHFAPGMSVNYTCDPGYWLLGNKSIYCMSSGVWSLSAPQCEEASCEPIEEQLQLPSDGSPVVPVNSSCHEGYQLTGHVYKLCRNPEAGNRFWFQKIPLCKEANCHLPELIIGAHNVSTKKLYDFGAIFTLKCDEGYMLEGSPQSQCQEDHRWDPPLAVCKSLNYSSLLGSQGPLVLGGISLGTVLLILFAGVALAIISKYKEGNYYTNENCKEVAIHLETHADYNNDTYSFAT